From the genome of Pseudarthrobacter sp. NIBRBAC000502772:
TCTTCGTAGCCGCGCTCGATCACGTAGATGTTCCGCAGCTCCGAAACACCCCGCGCCGCGAGCATGGCCAGCAAAAGGCAGGCGGCGGGGCGGAGCGCCGGCGGGCAGCCCACTTCGGCGGCCCGCCACTTCGTGGGGCCGTTGACGTAGATCCGGTGCGGGTCCAGCAGCTGCACCTGGGCGCCGAGCCGGTTGAGTTCGGTGAGGTAGATGGCCCGGTTCTCGTAGACCCAGTCGTGGATCATGGTCTGGCCGTGGGCGTTGGCGGCGATGACCGCGAAAAACGGCAGGTTGTCGATGTTCAGGCCAGGGAACGGCATCGGGTGGATTTTGTCCTCGGGCGCCCGCAGCTCGGACGGTTTGGTGGTCACGTCCACCAGCCGGGTGCGGCCGTTGCGCGCCACGTACTCGCCGGAAATCTCCAGCTTCTGGCCCATCTGTTCCAGCGTGGCCAGTTCGATCTCCATGAACTCGATGGGGACGCGGCGGATGGTCACCTCTGAGTTGGTGACAATCCCGGCGGTGATGAGGCTCATGGCCTCGATGGGGTCCTCGGACGGGAAATACTCAATGTCGACGTCGATGAGCGGCTGCCCGGTGATCTTCAGTGTGGTGGTGCCCACGCCGTCGATCTTCACGCCCAGCATCTCGAGGTAGAAGCAGAGGTCCTGGACCATGTAGTTGGGGCTGGCGTTGCGGATGACGGTGGTGCCGCGGCGGTGCGCCGCTGCCATGATCGCGTTCTCGGTGACAGTGTCCCCGCGTTCGGTCAGCACAAAGGACCGGTCGTGGGTGTCCGGCGGCGGAGCCTGCACGGCGTAGAAACCGGCAGTCGCCTCCACGGAGAGCCCGAACTGGCGCAACGCCTGCATGTGCGGCTCCACGGTGCGGGTGCCCAGATCGCAACCGCCGGCATACGGCAGGCGGTATTCCGCGGATTCGTCAAGAAGCGGGCCCAGGAGCATAATCACGCTGCGGGTGCGGCGCGCCGCGTCCACATCCATGGCCTTGAGGTCCAGGACGGCGGGGCGGCGGAGCTGGAGATCGGTGTCGTTAAGCCACGTGCACTCGACGCCGATGCTGGTCAGGACCTCCACGATCCGGTTGACCTCTTCGATCCGGGCGAGGCGGCGCAGCACGGTGGTGCCGCGGTTGATCAGGCTGGCGCACAGCAGCGCCACACCGGCGTTTTTGCTGCTGTTGACATCCACCGCCCCGGAAAGCGTGCGGCCGCCTTCGATCCGCAGGTGCGTCATCTGCGGTTTGCCCACTTTGACGATGCTGCGGTCGAGAATGGCTTCGAGCCGCTGGATCATTTTCAGGCTCAGGTTCTGCTTGCCCTGCTCCATCCGGGCGACGGCGCTTTGGCTGGTTCCCAGCGCTGACGCGAGCTGACCTTGGGTCCAGCCCTTCTCGGTCCGGGCGTCCCTGAGTGTGGCGGCAACGTGCTCGGCAGTTCGCTGGATCATAGATAAAAAATATCACAAATGAGCTATTTTGTGGGATCTGAATCGGAGTGGCGGCTGAAATCCCCGCAAATACCCGATTCATGAGATAGCCGCTCCTTGATGCTTGTCCTTGACCCGCCACTCGCTCGGCGGGAGACTGAAACATCGGGTTTATTACGATAAACGGAAGAATGCCCTGCAGGAGGCCTGCCATGTATGGGAATGCGGCCACAGCATCCCATGCTTTAGCGTGTGCCATCTTGTGCCTGCTCATGGCCCTTTGCGGGATTATCGTGGCGCCGGCGTCCGTGGCCGCCCCTTCACCGGGCGAGGGCGCCGAGCAAGCACTGGGCAACGATGTCTCGTGGCCTCAGTGCAACAAGGCGCTTCCCGCCGCTCCAGCTTTCGGGATCGTGGGCGTCAACAATGGCCTGGCCAGCACCAGTAACCCCTGCCTCGCCGAACTGCTCCGCTGGGCCGAAGCCATCACGGTGAACCCGACCGAACAGCCGTCCGTGGCCCTTTACGTCAACACCGCCAACCCCGGGCACGCAGGCTCCTGGTGGCCGACCAGTAACAACTACCCCGCAGCCAACGCTGTATCCAACCCCTACGGCACCTGCAAGGACAAGGACGTTGCCCCGGCGTGCGCATACATGTACGGCTACGCCAAGGCGTACGACGACGCCCACATCCGCGGCATCAGCAGCCCCTCGGACTACCTGTGGTGGCTCGATGTTGAAACAGGTAACAGCTGGTCCCCCGACAAGAATGCCAACCGTGCCGTCCTAGAAGGTATGACCGACTTTTTTCACAGCATCGGCGCCGACGTCGGCATTTACTCCTCGGCCTATCAATGGGGACAGATCGTGGGCAGCGTCAGCAGCTCCAGCAACCTTTATGCCCTGCCCAGCTGGCTGGCAGGCGCCCGCACGGCCTTCGGAGCCACGGCCAACTGCTCGAATGCGCCGCTAACCCCCGGCGGCACGGTCACCCTGACCCAGTTCGTCTCCAGGGGCTTCGACTACGATCACTCGTGCATTTAGCAGGCACAGCGCGCCGTAGCCAGAATCCAGAAGCATGGCCCGCCCGGACTAGCGCCAGACGAAGTTCCAGGTCCCCATCCCAGCCGCGGCAACCACGGCGGCCGCCGCGATCAGCACACCGCCCGCCAGCACCCAGGCGTCCAGCGGCGAGTACGTGGATTCCCGCGCCCACGTCCGCTGCCCGGTGCCGAAACCGCGCGCTTCCATGGTGATGGCCAGCCGGGACGCCCGGCGGATGGCCTGGACCAGGAGCCCGAAGCTCTGCCCGAGGGTGGCCCGCAGCCGTTGCAGCGGGCTGCCCTGCGAGCCCACGCCGCGGGCCCGCCGCGCCATGCCGATGGTCTGCCATTCCTCGGCCATGAGTCCCACCAGGCGCATCGCGGCCAGCGTGCCGAGGACAAACCGGTGCGGCAGCCGGGCCTTCTGGGCCAGCGCATCGGCGAGGTCGGTGGGGTCCGTGCAGGTCATAAGCAGGATCGCCGGGAGGGCAATCGCGAGGCCGCGCAGCATAAAACCGATTCCCAGCTGAAGGGAACCCTCGCTGATCGACCAGATCCCGACGTCGAGCAGTACAGCGCCGCTGTCCGCCGCGACGATCGCCGTGCTCCAGCCGCCCAGGGCTGCCGCGATGATGAGCGGCCAGCCGCGCTGCCACAGCAGGCGCAGGGTGAGGCCGGCCAGCGGAAAGAGCGCCAGCTCGGCCGCAAGCGCCACCGAGGCGGACACCCAGTCGATGGAGAGCGCCAGCACCAGGGTGATGAGGAAGACGACGGCGAACTTGGCCAGCGGGTTGGCGCGCGTCAGCAGCGCGTGGTTGCCGCGGAGGGTCAGGGCATCCCTCATGCCGCACCTGCTTCCTGGCGGGCGCCGCCGCGCGAGGCCGGGCCGAGCCGCAGTCCGGCCCCGCCCAGGACTGCGCTGAATTCCTGGTCGTGGGTCACGGAAACCACGGAGGTCCCGGCGTCGAGCAGTTCTGAGAGGAACGAGGCGAGCTCGGCCCAGGTGTTGGCATCCTGGCCGAACGTCGGCTCGTCGAGGACCAGCACACGAGGGTGGGCCGCGAGGACAGTGGCCACCGAGAGGCGCCGCTTTTCGCCTCCCGAGAGCGTGTATGGATTGGCGTCCACCAGGTGCGTCAGGCGCAGCCGTTCCAGCAGCTCATCCACCCGCTCCTCGCCATGCCCCAGGTGCCGCGGGCCGAACATCAGCTCGTCCAGCACGCGGCCGGTCACGAACTGGTGCTCAGGCTCCTGGAACACGGTTCCGATGCGGGAAATCAGCTGGTTGGCTTTCCATTTGAAGGGATCGATCCCGGCCCCCTCGGAAAGCTCGACGGCGGCGGACACCTTCCCCGCCACCGGCGCCAGAAGCCCGGCGAGCGTCAGCGCAAACGTTGACTTGCCGGCGCCGTTGGGCCCCGTGACGGTGAGTGCCTGGCCGGAACGGACCTGGGCCGTGATGCCCAGCTGCACCGGTACGGGCGGGATGGTCCGGAAGCCGCGGCGCCGCGGACGCTCGCGGGAGACGGCCAGGTCCTCGGCCGCCAGCAGCAGGTCACCTGAGCCTGCGGACACGCGGCGGCGGGTTGCCGGAACATAGCCCGGCACCCAGACGCCTGCGCCGATCAGCATGTCCCGTGCCTCCGCGAGCACCTGGTCCGGCGGCCCGTCCAGCAGGACTGCGGACGTAGCGGAGGAAGCAGCGGAACCCGCTGCCGAGCCCGGCTGCAGCACCACAATCCGGTCCACCAGGTCCTTCCAGACGGACACGCGGTGTTCCACCACAACGAGGGTGGCACCGGTTTTGTCCAGGCAGCGGCCCACGGCGTCGCGGACTTCCAGCACGCCGGCGGGATCCAGGTTCGCGGTGGGCTCATCCAGCAGGATCAGCCCGGGCCGCATCGCGAGGATCCCGGCCAGCGCCAGACGCTGCTTCTGCCCGCCGGACAGGGCCGACGTCGGGTGGTCCAGCGGGAGCCGGCCCGCACCAGCGCCGCCGTCGGCGTTCAAACCGGAGCCCGCACCAGCGCCGTCGCTGGCGTTCAAACCGCCGCCCCCGGCACTCCGCAGCCCGACGTCGTCGAGCGCTTCATGGACGCGCCGCCAGATCTCGTCCCGTGGAACGGCGAGGTTCTCGGCGCCGAAGGCGACGTCGTCACCCAGGCGCGACAGAACAACCTGCGTTTCCGGATCCTGCTGCATCAGGCCCGAGCGGCCGCGTTGCCCGCGGGGCACCACACCGTCGATCAGCAGCGAACCGGTTTCGTCGGCGTCGTCCTCTTCATCCCCCAGCACCCCTGCGAGCGCGTGCAGCAGCGTTGACTTGCCCGCGCCCGACGGGCCCAGCAGCAGCACCCGCTCGCCGGGAGCGATGTCGAGGTCGAGCCCCCGGACGGCGGGGGCGGAACGTCCGGCATGCCGCCAGCCCCAGGCACGGGCGGACACCGCGGCGGGTCGTACTCCGTAAGCGCCGGCGTCGGAAGCGGTCATCAGTTGAAGACGGGCTCCGACGCTGCCTTCCGGGACGCGAACGAGCTCAGCACACCGGTCCTGGCCAGGCCGCGGGTGGCGATCCAGGACAGCGCGCCCGCAATCACCGCGCCGGAGATGGTGCAGAACACGATGTACGCGAGCTTGTCGCCGGGCTCGTAGGCGATGTTCCAGCCCCACGGCAGGAACGAGTCATTGAGGCCGCAGAACAGGCCCGCGCCGGCACCGGCCAGCAGCGCGGCGATGAGGTTGTACTTCTGGTGCAGGAAGGACTTGAACCGGAAGTTGCCGTACACCAGCAGGAAGAACACCAGCTCGGCGCCCAGGCCCTGGAGGAGTCCGGAGATCAGCACGGTGGCGCCGTACTGCGAGCCCATGATGAGTTCGCCGGTGGCGGCCACCGCTTCGCAGAAGAGCGCCGCGCCGGGTTTGCGGATGATGAGCATGCCCAGCACTGCCGGGATCATCCAGCCGCCGGCGATCAGGCCGGTCAGCGGGGGGTAAACGGCGTTCATGGGGGCGGAGACGATGCCGGCGCCCTGGGACCAGGCCCAGAAGATCACGCCGCCGGTGATGGCGATGAGTGCCGCCACCACGATGTCCACAACGCGCCAGGTATTGCCGGGTTTTTTGATTGCTGCAGTTGTCATTTTGGTCCTCCTGAGGAACAGGAGGGGAAAGTGCCCCGGCGTGCGGCGCTGCCGCCGTTTCCGGACACTTCGAGAACTCGACTCCCTTGCGCCGGTACTAACCGGATCAGGTTCGAGGGTCTGCGGCTGTCCGCACTCTCAGCGCCCACCTGCGGTTCCCTGGCAATGCCAGTGATGTCCGACGGCGGCGCTCCCCTGTCGTAAATAAATCTGCCCTGATGGGCGTGCTCCAGTTTACACCGCGGGCGGGGTAGATTGTGGGCCATGACTGCCAACAACCCGACTGTGACTGCGTTCAATCCTGATTCGACGGTGCCCCAGCCGGCGGGGCTGCTTGAGGCCCTGATTGCCCGGGTCGAAGCCGAGATCAACGAGCTGCAGTTTCCGCATTTCAGCAAGGACGACTCCCTCAACCTCGGGCTGCTCCTGGTGGAGCTGGGCAAATCGCGCCGGCTGCCTATCGCGATCGACATCACCAAGGGCGAGCAGGTCCTTTTCCATGTTGCCCTGGACGGCGCCACCCCCGACAACGAGCACTGGATCCGGGCCAAGCAGCGCACCGCCGCCAGGTATGAGATCCCGTCGCTGCTGGTGGGCCTGCGCGGCAGGCTGCACGGCGGCCGGATCGAGGACCACGGCTGGTTCGACGAGTCCACCTACGCCCCGCACGGCGGCTGCTTCCCGGTCTACGTCGCCGGTGTGGGTGCAGTGGCCACGGTGACGGTCTCGGGCCTGCCACAGCAGCAGGACCACGATCTGGTGGTGGAAGCCCTGCGGGAGATTCTGGAGTCCATGCAGCCGGGTTAGGCTAAAGGAAGTCCCGGATCCGCTCACAAGGAGTTCAACGAATGAACCTGTTCATCAAGCTGCTCGGCACTGCAATCAGCATCGGCGCCGGGTTCGTCGGCACCAAGGTGGTCAATACCGTGTGGGAAAAGTCCACCGGCCGGAAGCCTCCCACCGGCAAGGACGAAGACACTCCCACCACCCTGCGCTCGGCCCTGACGTTCGCGCTCATTTCGGCCTCGGTCAGCACCATCATCCAGGTGCTCGCCAACCGCGGCACCCAGCGGGCCATCACCCGCTTCGCCAAGTCCCAGGACATCGTCTAACCGCACCACCAGCCCCTGAGTTCTTGTCCAGATAATCGGTTCAGACCGGCCGAGATACCCGATTATCTGGACAAAAACTCACACGGGACGCTGGGGCTGCGCGTGTCGCTCAGTCCCGCCGGCCGCCGTCGGACGCTTCATCCCTGGACGATTCATCCCGGGCCGATTGGGCCGCCTTCTGAACCACGGCTTCGAGTTCATCGGAGCTGAGCAGCTCACGGTGCAGGTGTTTGGTCCGGTAACCGGCGCGGCCCACCATATGGGCGGAAACCGGCACCGTCAGCAGCTGGAAAATCCAGGCCACCAGCAGCACCGGCCACACCCACCAGGTGCGCAGCTGCAGGCCGATGGCCGCCAGGAGCAGGAACAGCCCCAGCACCTGCGGCTTGGTGGCCGCGTGCATCCGGCTCAGCAGGTCCGGGAAGCGGAGCAGGCCCACGGCGGCGGCGAGCGACATGAGGGCACCCACCACCAGGAACACCGCCGACACGGCATCGATGACGTTATCAACCACGCTGGCCTCGGGATTCATTGGCTTGCTCCCGCCGGTCGGCCACGTAGCGCGCCACGGTCACCGACCCGATGAAGCCGACCACGGACAGCGCCACCAGCAGCATCAGGTTGTTCAGGTGCCGGTTGACGGCCATGTCGATGCACAGGGCCGCACCGAGGATCGCGAGCAGTACGTCGGAGGCCAGCACCCTGTCCAGCAGCGACGGGCCGCGGGAGATCCTGATGATGGCTCCCGCCGCTGCCAGCGAAAGAATGACTGCGGTGACAGCCAGGACGGTCTGCATCATGCTGCGGCC
Proteins encoded in this window:
- a CDS encoding UDP-N-acetylglucosamine 1-carboxyvinyltransferase codes for the protein MIQRTAEHVAATLRDARTEKGWTQGQLASALGTSQSAVARMEQGKQNLSLKMIQRLEAILDRSIVKVGKPQMTHLRIEGGRTLSGAVDVNSSKNAGVALLCASLINRGTTVLRRLARIEEVNRIVEVLTSIGVECTWLNDTDLQLRRPAVLDLKAMDVDAARRTRSVIMLLGPLLDESAEYRLPYAGGCDLGTRTVEPHMQALRQFGLSVEATAGFYAVQAPPPDTHDRSFVLTERGDTVTENAIMAAAHRRGTTVIRNASPNYMVQDLCFYLEMLGVKIDGVGTTTLKITGQPLIDVDIEYFPSEDPIEAMSLITAGIVTNSEVTIRRVPIEFMEIELATLEQMGQKLEISGEYVARNGRTRLVDVTTKPSELRAPEDKIHPMPFPGLNIDNLPFFAVIAANAHGQTMIHDWVYENRAIYLTELNRLGAQVQLLDPHRIYVNGPTKWRAAEVGCPPALRPAACLLLAMLAARGVSELRNIYVIERGYEDLAERLNTIGAKVEYFQD
- a CDS encoding energy-coupling factor transporter transmembrane protein EcfT produces the protein MRDALTLRGNHALLTRANPLAKFAVVFLITLVLALSIDWVSASVALAAELALFPLAGLTLRLLWQRGWPLIIAAALGGWSTAIVAADSGAVLLDVGIWSISEGSLQLGIGFMLRGLAIALPAILLMTCTDPTDLADALAQKARLPHRFVLGTLAAMRLVGLMAEEWQTIGMARRARGVGSQGSPLQRLRATLGQSFGLLVQAIRRASRLAITMEARGFGTGQRTWARESTYSPLDAWVLAGGVLIAAAAVVAAAGMGTWNFVWR
- a CDS encoding ABC transporter ATP-binding protein, with protein sequence MTASDAGAYGVRPAAVSARAWGWRHAGRSAPAVRGLDLDIAPGERVLLLGPSGAGKSTLLHALAGVLGDEEDDADETGSLLIDGVVPRGQRGRSGLMQQDPETQVVLSRLGDDVAFGAENLAVPRDEIWRRVHEALDDVGLRSAGGGGLNASDGAGAGSGLNADGGAGAGRLPLDHPTSALSGGQKQRLALAGILAMRPGLILLDEPTANLDPAGVLEVRDAVGRCLDKTGATLVVVEHRVSVWKDLVDRIVVLQPGSAAGSAASSATSAVLLDGPPDQVLAEARDMLIGAGVWVPGYVPATRRRVSAGSGDLLLAAEDLAVSRERPRRRGFRTIPPVPVQLGITAQVRSGQALTVTGPNGAGKSTFALTLAGLLAPVAGKVSAAVELSEGAGIDPFKWKANQLISRIGTVFQEPEHQFVTGRVLDELMFGPRHLGHGEERVDELLERLRLTHLVDANPYTLSGGEKRRLSVATVLAAHPRVLVLDEPTFGQDANTWAELASFLSELLDAGTSVVSVTHDQEFSAVLGGAGLRLGPASRGGARQEAGAA
- a CDS encoding ECF transporter S component — encoded protein: MTTAAIKKPGNTWRVVDIVVAALIAITGGVIFWAWSQGAGIVSAPMNAVYPPLTGLIAGGWMIPAVLGMLIIRKPGAALFCEAVAATGELIMGSQYGATVLISGLLQGLGAELVFFLLVYGNFRFKSFLHQKYNLIAALLAGAGAGLFCGLNDSFLPWGWNIAYEPGDKLAYIVFCTISGAVIAGALSWIATRGLARTGVLSSFASRKAASEPVFN
- a CDS encoding heme-degrading domain-containing protein — protein: MTANNPTVTAFNPDSTVPQPAGLLEALIARVEAEINELQFPHFSKDDSLNLGLLLVELGKSRRLPIAIDITKGEQVLFHVALDGATPDNEHWIRAKQRTAARYEIPSLLVGLRGRLHGGRIEDHGWFDESTYAPHGGCFPVYVAGVGAVATVTVSGLPQQQDHDLVVEALREILESMQPG
- a CDS encoding DUF4235 domain-containing protein; this translates as MNLFIKLLGTAISIGAGFVGTKVVNTVWEKSTGRKPPTGKDEDTPTTLRSALTFALISASVSTIIQVLANRGTQRAITRFAKSQDIV
- the mnhG gene encoding monovalent cation/H(+) antiporter subunit G, which translates into the protein MNPEASVVDNVIDAVSAVFLVVGALMSLAAAVGLLRFPDLLSRMHAATKPQVLGLFLLLAAIGLQLRTWWVWPVLLVAWIFQLLTVPVSAHMVGRAGYRTKHLHRELLSSDELEAVVQKAAQSARDESSRDEASDGGRRD
- a CDS encoding monovalent cation/H+ antiporter complex subunit F, which gives rise to MMQTVLAVTAVILSLAAAGAIIRISRGPSLLDRVLASDVLLAILGAALCIDMAVNRHLNNLMLLVALSVVGFIGSVTVARYVADRREQANESRGQRG